TACATCCAGCTTGTACTTTTTCCCAAACTCCTCGCAGAAGTGGTTCACCAACATGTTGTCAAAGTCTTTCCCGCCAAGCTCTGGATCAAACGCTGTGGCAAGGATCTGCCAGAGGAGGAAGATAAGGGTTTAATATTTGAAGGTATGGTAGGTTATCAAACCACTAAATGAATATTAAATTCCAGCGTATAGCTGTATGTCTAGGATGGGTCAGGTGATGATAACTTAAGAAAGGTGCTTAATATTTgtactcatttatttaatacatacaAAAGTTAGGTCAATGGaagatatataaaaatgttCCCATCAATTCAATAAATAGCAGCGACgttaaactgtgtgtttttattgaattcTATCAAAACCGCTTCAGTTGTAAGGTATTGATATTTAAcgataaaatgtgaaatatgtgggtaaaatgttcttttctgctaataaaatgtattaaataacaAGTTTCAACTTTCTTTTCACTTCACAAGATTAATATGAACATGTGATTAAAAAACAGTCTCTCTGTTCATTGCGCACAAAGGATTCATTGCTCACCTTCAGCTTTCCCTTGTTGAATGCACAAACTGACACCTGGTAACCCGAGTGGCCCACATCCACAAACAGCACTATCCTGGGCTTGTCCTCTGGAGCCGGCAGGTCCTGTTTGTAGATGCCATATGCAAGAGTCACTGCAACAAACAGGAAGACTCTGAGGTTAGTCTTaacaagataaaaacacaacaaaatactgaaaaaaatgtcactCTGGGATGTTTTTGAGTGAGCTGAAAGAGAGCATCAGTACAAAACTtcactataaaatgtaaatgtatttatacttcCACATGTCACATACTCTATAACATTTACAGCACCTACTGTAGATGTCATTTCATGGCACAaagttattttgtttcaaagaaCCGAATAAGTGGTTGAATTGGTTCAGATGGCTAGAGATAATGTACCTGCAGTGGTGTCATTCATTAGTCGTAGACAGTTAAGGCCTGCGATCTGCGCTGCATCCATGACAGACCTTCTCTCTGGGTCGGTGAAATAGCTTGGTACCTGAGAAGAGGATAACATGTAccaataatgaaaatgtaaggcATTAATGACAAACATGTCCAAAAGTTAAAACGTCCTTCTTCCTTCGGTGTGAATGATCACTTTGATGCATCACAAGATGTCTGGGTAACGTTGCCCTGTTTCTCTTGGTGCGGTCTTTGTACAAACTAGACAGGGCTAATTTTAGCTATTGGCCACagtaataataacatgttagcCATCTCTAGGGCTCGTGCATACTGTGGACCAGTGAAACCAGTGAGAGTAAAAAGCCTCTCTGTGTGAGGTCTCTAGCGTTACATAACAGATGCTGTTAGTGAGTTCATATAGTGATCActgtaacaaacacacatctcgTTCTTTACCAGCAGGGTGCATTAGAGGAAATAAAGCTTTTAGACGAGCCATCCGGTGAAGTGCATGGAGCTCAAAATGTCACACGAACATGTGGTAATACTTTTATACATCGAGGAGGCAACTTTTACTGGTCATTTTATAACCCAAACTGCTTTAAGATGCAACAAAATGCCATTAATAGCTGCCAGTCAAAGGAAGGGTggatataaaatgtacaataatacTTCAGTACAAGGCATTGCATGAGGTAAAGTTAATAAAGTAAACCTTATCAGTCCGAGGTcatatctttaaataaatattgtgcaGTGATCCAACAAGTAAATGAACACCTCCTCAGACATATGAAGCCAACTAGATAATCTATGTTTGGACAAGGcatgcagaaaagaaaacaaatgaactgTACTCTATTCTACAATGAAGTGATATACATTTTCAGACACCCTGCTGAAGCATGGAAAGCACTGCAGGTTTCTCGAGGAATGCTTACCGAGATGACACAGTCTGCGACGGGTTTCTTCATCGCACTCTCAGCAGTCTCCTTCAGTTTGGTCAGCAGCATGCCGGTGACCTGCTCGATGCTAAACACCCTTTCCTCCTCCATGTACATCACCTACAGCCAGGGAGGTTTCAGAACACAGTTACAGAGAGacaatgcaggacttttgcaATCTTTTAAGGTTGTTTTCTTagaagtttgttattttaatcatATTCTGAGTCAAAAATGACTACTTCAGTATATAGATAGATACTcaatttatcccaaattgggaaattatttagTACAGTAGCCAAAGACAAAACTACATTCCCCCAAACTACATTCCTATCTGTATTCTAAAGGTTTTTACAGAGGACTTTGTTCATATTTCATTCAGTGATTCAATTTTTTGAAGGCTGTTCAAAATTTTGAGATTAAAGGAGTGGAGTGATTAAAAGGTGTCCAAAATGTCCTCTGCAAACACCATTGACTCTATGAGACAAAAAATGTTGAACCTGGCTCTATCTAATGTTCACATTTCTGTTCTGTAAATGTATGCAATTTAGCACATTTTTAATAAGAGAATAtctcattttcatatttaaacatttccttAGTGTCATGGAGATGTATCTATTGGTTAACAATGTTACCCCACTCATCTGAAGTGTCTACTCTTAATATTGACGATATTgatattgaataataataattcattttatttactggCACCTTTCTAAACACTCAAGGTCcctgtacaaaaaaataataaaaacaaatgatgatgatgatcattgcttatttattactttaaatataGCTATAAATATGAATGGAAGCTCATAAAACAATCCCTACTGTACCTTAACCATGTttgtgtatataatatgtaACTATACAGTCTTAAAACTCTTATTCCAAGGACTGATTTTGTCCTTGGTCGATGCAATCTTCTCTGATTTGTCGTTTCTTGTGATGACTCACATGAATAATCTCCACAGGGACACCAAAGCATGCTGGGCTGTGAGTTTGCAGTGTAGCCAGGCATTGTCATTTGTGTACTTTGGAAGACCTTTGAGTATGTTTTGAATCTTACACTATCCATCTCATGGAACCAGAagaataaatatttaagaattCAGTTCATTGATTGCATGTTTCACATACAGCCTAGGGCTTGGTGATATGGACCAAAAGTCATATCTCGATATTTTCAAGCAGAATATCGATATAAGATTTATATCGATATTGGTGACGCAATAACACGACAGTTTCCGCGCTCCAACTCGTGCCACTCATGCTGCTGTGTGCTTTCATTTCCAGCCAGCCTGTGACAGATTTTAAGCACTCTCTACAGATCGACTGTTGCTGTAACTCGTCAGACACCTTGTAACCAAACCATTTCCAAATTACTGATCCATTTGTCTTTCGCTTACATACCAGCTCTGCGCCGCGATTGACATTTTGCTGGGAGGCCATGTTTCGCGCTGTTGGGTATTTAAAAACGTGACGTGAGCGGGAAGGcggggcagagtgtgtgtgtgtgtgtgtgagagagctggACGCAGAGCGGAAGAGAGAGAAGCAGTGGCAGGCGCGGCTCAAACGGGCtattatttgaaacaaatgtgCTATACTTTCAACGAAAACTAAACTATATCGATGTTGACGATAGTGTCTCGTTCTATATAtctatacaataaaataaaaggtttgaACTCTAAGACATACCTAtgaatagtaaaaccagagaaagtGATAAGTGGGCTCTTAAtattttctggagctgtatagATGACAACAATAATTTCTTGCCACAGAATAATCGTATACGAGCCAAAAAAGCCTAGCAAATAAATATGACAGATTAAGATGGAGGTAAGAGAttcttgtcttttctttttaggaTACAAGCACAGGGAAGTCAATAGAAAGCGAAGGTAAAGAAGGAGAGCTGTGACTCTGAGTATAAGGCATTATGTGCTGcattttgaaaagcaaacaaagtgATGAGTAATCAATACAGTCAGGAACAAGCTGTTGTGTTTTCAATGCTTTCTGTCTCTGACATGTCTTATAGCTTTCCCTTTTCATGTGTGATTGACTTTGTTCAGAATCTCCTgtttgatgttctttttttctttcactacCTCTGGCTACCTATGCAACATACAGCATAGCAGATAAAGGGTTATATTCTTTGTCTTACTTTAATACCGGTGGATCCAGAGGGCAACTGTGCCAGATCATACACCAAGTTAGACTTGGCTGCCTGGATATAGGGGTCTGAAAACGCCCTGCCATGGAATTGCTTGAAGCCTTGCACTGTGTTCTGAGAGTTGGTCACCACCTGGACATGATAAAGGAGGttgaagaggagaaaaataaataaggtatCCTTTCACTTTTTGTGATTTAATTACAATATACTCAAATGaaggttattttaaaaaatgaatggatCTTACCTGGCTCTTTGCAGCTGCTCCTATAGAGCGATTACGTGGTCCAAATGACACAAATGAGCTGgaagacaaaaaacagaaacGTTAAGCTACGGAACACGTGATATCTTGAGCAAGCAGTCTAAGTGCGTTGTATTCTCCAGGTATTTGGGAAACTTTAATCAAGAGGGATGTATTTGCTAGTTAATTTATTACATGGTCTGCTGCCTATACTGAGGACCGACCACCATAAAATGGACCAACCATTTCTTATGTCAGCAGTAGCAATGCAATCAGTTGGTTTTGGTCTAACTGTACAATTTTAATATGATTTTTCTCAGGATATTTGCCAACTAACTGTAGCTAGTGTTAAACTGAAATTGTGTGGCTGCATTTCAGTTTGCTTAGATGCATCTCTTACAGTTCACAAGGTGATGTATCAACAGTCGGACAGGATGTGACCAGTTAACTTGTTTCCCAGGGGGTTTTGGTCTCAACAGGCCTGTCGTCAAAACCGTTTTCATCAACACACAAGTGTAGTTTGTGATGTCAAAAAAAGAGTCAACAACTTATGATGTGGTGTTCCTTATACCAGTCTGATTTGAAGGGTAAAACACAGGGACTTAAGCATTAAGCATGCAAAGAGGAcatgataaaaaacacaaacaggaaatcatGAAGGAGACAATGAAAGTGGATACAAATGATGGGGGACAGGTTAACCAGGAGAAACAGATGCTGGGGAGCATTACAGTGAGTCAGCTGATTTGAACAGGTGGGTTGATTGTGTCAGACTGTGGGATGAGTGgggggagggagttccagagtctGGGAGCAGTGCAGCTAAAAGCCAGAGCACCCATGGTGATGAGGGGTGGGGACAGTAAACAGACCAGCAGAGGATGAGCAGGGGGGGCGACAAGGGGTGGACTCCTGAAGGAGGTCAGCCAGATAGGGTGGGGGGCAGGTTGTGGAGGGGATTGTAGGTGAGCAAAACTAAACCAAATTCAATCAATGGAAAACATAATATCTAATGATATAAGACAATACCTCAAGGTTTACTTATATATATAGGATACAGTTTACCCAATAGTTAATAATAAGAACTAATATTTTTGAAGTTATTAAAAGTCTAATTTATGCACATGTACACAGGTCAACAAACAACccattgaaaataattgtaatgtttttcacTAAGATATTAACACCAAAACTAGCGTTGGTACAGTGTGCAGTATCAACCGAATGAGCTGAATTTAAactatgtaaaaacaaacacctttaTGATATCATTcttttaatatgtatttcacaaataaatattataaatgttataCGTCAATATCTTTAGGTATAAAATCGtaaaaaactttaaattaacTAAAACTTGCTAGAATATTCCAACAAGCGGCTTGCTGCTGTCGTCATCGTGGAAAACATAACCGAGGCGCGCAGTTTGCCACACGGGGCACACCGGTTGGTCGGAGCCTTCGCCTCCAACACGTGAACAACAGCGATTATAACGGGGTTAACACCGCCCGCTCTTGTTCACCGGGCAGCCAGGGACAATTTTCAAACAATACAGTAACGGTAATAGAGAAAAACTGTAAGCTTCTAGCTAACTGGCTAGCTCGTTAGGGCTCCATTGTTGGTAGGAAGACAAGCTGTAAGgattatttttgtatgatttaCTTTAACGTTAAAAACATTGACAACACTGACTTAACTATACTGGCATATATAGCGATACATGTCTGGCTAGCAAGTCCGTACAAACTGTATTCACGTGTATTTAGACAGGTGACATACAAGCTTTATGAAAACAACACCCCTCTTTTGTAGCTTTCCCCTTAGAAGTCCAAtaaatatttactgtattttaggTACTTACGGTGTGCATCTGTCGCTGTACTCATTAGCGACAGTCTCGATCCCTCCGGCTCGGGCTACAGCTACATAGCAGCTTTGAAAGCCCAAGTCAAATCCCACCACTGACATCTTCTGCGATGCGATTGTCTTCTAGCTCTAATAACGTTATCTGCAGTTTGACCTACAAAAATATAACAAGCGTTCTGctctcaaaatgtgtttaaaccaATAGAAGTAGTTGTGGTGGACTGCTCTTAAGTAAGGCTACTTCTATACATAATCCACACCACTGTCTATTACCGGTGTCTCTGATTTCAACTGGCAGGCTGCAGCAGCAATGTGGTCTAACTGACTTCTCGTCTGGAGTCATCGCGAGATTTTAGTCGTTCTAGATAAGTCTAGACAGCTCTGGATGTTTCTATAAACGTGCGGAATTTTCCCCTGATTGAAAGTTTTGTACAGGCCTGACACAGTGTAAACAATTGAACAGTGAACAGACCATAGCGACGCATTTCTTGTTGgcttaattattatattatttaccaccctgttgcttttttttttacttgtatttaattataatatgttttatatatccAGTTAATTCAGTGTTCATTCTGttacaaacatacacataacATTAAACACAAGACAACCAAACATCTAATGGAAtaaattaatttgaaatgttgtcatctgttcacctcctgggccactgccgagcccttgagcaaggcaccgaaccccgATGTTGGATTAAAATTATGTTCAATAGCCCATGCAATCAAATTGAGAAACAATGATATGTAGCTCTTGACAAAAGCAAGCATGGGTGGTAAAATGAAAATTGAATAGTGGTAAGAAACACTTTGTTGGTGACAACCAAACGCTCTGTATAATATTTGCACaacattaatattaatttgtgattgttaaaaaaaatgttccttaTTCGATATGATGTGATTGATTTTGTATaatcacaataaaataaattgcactAATAATGCACTGATGAAAAAGGAATAACATGTATGCAGTACACCATAGTTGCCGTTGGGGGGGCACTCCGGAAGTCTTCCGGAAATACGTACTAGTCTGATaccgaagaagaagaaaaagtaaacTGCAACATGGCGACTCCCATGCACAGAATAATAGCTAGGAGGCAAGCGTGAGTATGATTTATATTACTAGGtataaatacatcattttttatcGTTTGGAGAACGCAATGCTCTGTTAATCACAAATCACAATGTGCTTGTCGAGCTTTGTGTTCAATAAAGGAGATACAATACGAACACGGCTGGGCTAAATAGATCAGCAACGCGCCGCGGTCTTTCTCTACAGtgcattgttattattaccGTCGTAGTGTTTTCTGTCACTTACTAAATGAATACCTTCTGAGATTTCAGTTAATTTAATATTATAGTGCGAGATAAGTCACGTAAGTATATCTTAAATCATTGCAATATTACAGTAACATTTAAATTAGTTCATATTGTCCTCTCGAACCATAGTACTTTGTTGAGGTATGGGGAAACGCAATCCAACACCAATGGTTATacatagatagatactttattcattCCGAGTTGGGAATTTGTTTTGTCACTGCAGCATTTCTTAACAGTCATTGTGCAGGAATTAccacatttcttaaaaatggaatacaataaacattaaaagcaaatgcATGTATATTCACGGTAGGCGctgagaccacttcagcattatcattttctcttgttttattatttataggcatttctttgagttaaattattttctttttctttttttattgtattccgtaaactactgacaatttttatctgtgttggaattcaacagacactggaatggctgccatacatgtagagataaagatttaagaacacattggagtggtctcttaatttttttctgtgGCTGTATATTGGAATGGTATCTCAGAATACTCTAATACCAATATACTATAGGGACAGAAACATAAACATAGTgtactaaatatatttttacctTTTGCACAGTAGCTTTTAATTGAAAGTCAAATATATCCTGTGAGGAAGTGTAAGTAGGCTACAATATGTATGTACCGTACATTATGTGCAAATGGTTCATTAGGATACAAAAGGGAGCAATTGGAATTGGAAAGTGTTCTTCAATGCACATACTCaagtagattaaaaaaaactgtagaaGGTTTGCAGATATTTTAGAAGATATTGATTCGATTCAACCTTCCAACCATTTCTCCAGCTACAAAGCATTACTTTGCAGAAAAGTAGTTCTTCACAATAAATCATCACTCCACTCAAATCAAGGAAATGTAGCTGCAACATTGTATGTTCACGGCTATCCTCATTaagtcttttattttacatacagGGATGCAAACAAGCAAAGTGTTCGTTGCCAGAAGTGTTTGGAGCTGGGACACTGGACATACGAATGCACTGGGAAGCGGAAATATGTGCACAGACCATCAAGAACAGTTgagatgaaaaagaaactgaagGAGAATGAAAACAAACCACCGAGCATCCCTGGGTAAGGATATCCATCAGGAAACTGCATAGAGACACAGAAATGCAGGATGGTTGTATTTTATGATACTAAAAATCATGATTGTCAAAACCCTCAGGGACTCATTTGAGAATCCAAACAATTATAGGGCACATATAAGTATTtgcaacaaatgtattttaatccTCTGTCCATATTCAATTAAATTGTTCTCCATATCATAAAATCATGGTCTTGAGCCACgtcattaaatgaaaatgaaagtgtgtttttcagctCACAGTCCAGCCACTTGGCAGCAAGACAGATTCTAACGGGTTCTCCTTAAGGGCAATCTTTTAAGTGTCCCCCCTAATTAATCATGGGGTGTCACAGTCAAAAGCCTCTAAACATGCAGATGTCCGTCAGGGAATTTTACTCCCAGTAATAGCAAGGGTGTGAAGCTAAGCTGagaagtttgttttgtttttatacacattGTACCATTTAGCAGCAAAAATACTCAGCAGTTTCTACCCACAATGAACAATTTAAGCCCTAAAGCTACGCATCCACTATTTTGGAAAGGAAACGTATAGAGTCTTACTGTAGTGATGGGCGAATTAAGCCTTAAGGAGTTTTGCAGCTTTCTCTCTACTAAAAAGATTTGGAGCTTTAGATTTTCAAACACAATGACACCTGCTAATCAAAACCGGCTGAAGCACTACAACACATATCTGTTAATAATATTTTGTGTCTcatgtgtgtgaaagaaaagtTCAGCAAGCCTGCATGTTGTTATGGACTGTGCTGtactgtaaaataatgtattaatcaTTTGCCAAAACTCCcactctcttctttttttatcatgCTAATGTGTTTGCCACAAGTatccaaaacatttgaaaatgaatcaaCCCTTCTCACTGATGTTTTCTGCTTAGGCAACATTAATCACGAGGTATTCCTCATCTCACACAAGcttgacaaaatgttttaaaacattcacTTCACATTGGTAAAACAAGCTTTTGGAGGATCTGATTCATCCCCAATCTTTACTTTCCCAAACTGACCCATAAGCAGAGGAGAATGCTATTCTATGCCATCCAGTGGATATAATGAAAATTACATCCTAATACTGCAAAAGAATATTTCGAATTATTATCAAGATTTTCTTTATTGATCAGAtacactttacatttaaaataattcaacaatgAATCACTTTACACAATAAGCAGTGTCTGTCTTTTCATGAAAGCTATTGATATTGCCAATGTTAAAACTATTACAACACACATGACTGTTTTATCACTTGAGTACCAGCCCAATTCAGTCTCAAAGTATtgactaataataatatcatcTCATTAAGGTTTTTATTCTCTTTACAGACCTGGAGCAGAAGGGCCTAgcgagaagaaaaaaaagtaagtaCAATGAATATTAAACTGAATTTTGTGGGTGATGAATGTTTTGACTCcagacaatatatatatatatatattattaatttttTGATGAGAAACAAGTTACAGAAGTTCAATTAACTTTATTGATAGACTTACAGTTTGTGAAATATTTAGCTGTTGTAGCATTCTACTACAtcttaatataaatacaaaatgtatatgtggtataagttaaaaaaaagatacatgaAGGCTTTTCATTGCTTTTCTTATTATCGAGGTCTAGAAGCTATTTCAGGAGAAATTCAGTTACCTACCTTTAATTATCAATACAAATGACTGTAGACACATTTCGAttgaatgtgtaaatgtttaacATGTTGCATCACTCAGAGAGCCCTTCAGTTCTTCTGATGGTGGGGGGTCAATTTGTTTTGGTCATTCACACATTGTCACACAAGGGTTGATAAGGTCACATGAGTTGCAGtcacatgaagtcatgtgataGTCTCAGTCACGTGCATGTAAGTTATTTGGGTGTTTTTAGGAGGAATGTCGTAGTGACACTGCAACCAAGTGGATTTTATTGGAACTTTGCAGCGTTATTTTAACACTATTGATTCAAAGCCTAACTGTAGAAGACTAGCTGAACATTCTTGACAGAACTGTAATGAAACTGCTCCCTCTAGTGGAGACAATTGATGACTGAGCCACTTCAATTTGCTAAAAACTGCTAGCACAAGCAGTAAAATTGACTCATTTTTCTCCTATTGAATCATATTTCAATGGTTTTTGTTCCTAATCCTAAATGTCACACTGATGCATAAATAGGACTTGTTTGGTCTTTTAatgcacttacatttttttgattATCCTTAAgagttttttttgcttttgttatttACACCTAAGCATTTAATGTGTTGGCAAAAATATATCTTCCCAACAGTTGTAGTTGGAAATACCCCAtcttttcatataaaaataacattggCTTTGTTCTACTTTAGCATCCCAGTAAACTGTGACTTTAAGCGCAGGTGCAACTAACAACTTTAATGATGGCTTGGTCGCAGCTGTGATGCAAACACTGTTGACTAATTAATAAGGACATTAGCTACACCTGTGTGTGCCACGTCAAAATCTCTGCTGTACAATGGACCTTTTCAACATTAAGGTCACTCAAGATTTTTCTCCTGGTCATGTGTGATGCCACCTCCCAGACaccaaatattttcataatcaCAGGATGAAAATTGACTGTCGATAATGTTACCAACAGCTATTCGGTGTGTAAGTTAaagtccagtttattgtcaaagtttccacatgtgttatacatacaggaaattgaaataccgtctctggcagtcccacagtgcaaatataaacaaaaacatataacataaaaagataagagcgtaggaaaaaaaagggggggtaaaaaggggtgtacaaaa
This Eleginops maclovinus isolate JMC-PN-2008 ecotype Puerto Natales chromosome 11, JC_Emac_rtc_rv5, whole genome shotgun sequence DNA region includes the following protein-coding sequences:
- the zcchc10 gene encoding zinc finger CCHC domain-containing protein 10, yielding MATPMHRIIARRQADANKQSVRCQKCLELGHWTYECTGKRKYVHRPSRTVEMKKKLKENENKPPSIPGPGAEGPSEKKKKVKDGSGSSSDSASSSDSSSDSSDSSSSSSDDSDSSGDSDDDSSSSSSSSSSTSSSDSSDSGSSGDSDQGPPKKKKKKK